A single genomic interval of Streptococcus oralis subsp. dentisani harbors:
- a CDS encoding ribonuclease J: MSNISLTTLGGVRENGKNMYIAEIDGSIFVLDAGLKYPENEQLGVDVVIPNMDYLFENSDRIAGVFLTHGHADAIGALPYLLAEAKVPVFGSELTIELAKLFVKGNDTVKKFNDFHVIDEDTEIDFGGTVVSFFRTTHSIPESLGVVLKTPKGSIVYTGDFKFDQTASKSYATDFARLAEIGREGVLALLSDSANADSNIQVASESEVGDEITQTIADWEGRIIVAAVASNLSRIQQVFDAAADTGRRVVLTGFDVENIVRTAIRLKKLSLANESLLIKPKEMSRFEDHELIILETGRMGEPINGLRKMSIGRHRYVEIKDGDLVYIVTTPSIAKEAVMARVENMIYQAGGVVKLITQSLRVSGHGNARDLQLMINLLQPKYLFPIQGEYRELDAHAKAAMAVGMLPERIFIPKKGTTMSYEHGDFVPAGGVSAGDVLIDGNAIGDVGNVVLRDRKVLSEDGIFIVAITVNRREKKIVAKARVHTRGFVYLKKSRDILRESSELINQTVEEYLQGDDFDWADLKGKVRDNLTKYLFDQTKRRPAILPVVMEAK, from the coding sequence ATGAGTAATATTAGTTTAACAACACTAGGTGGTGTACGAGAAAATGGGAAAAATATGTACATCGCCGAAATCGATGGTTCTATTTTTGTTTTGGATGCGGGGCTTAAATACCCTGAAAATGAACAACTTGGGGTTGATGTCGTCATTCCCAATATGGACTACCTTTTTGAAAATAGCGACCGTATCGCAGGGGTCTTCTTGACCCACGGGCATGCGGATGCCATTGGTGCTCTGCCTTACCTTTTGGCAGAAGCGAAGGTGCCTGTGTTTGGCTCTGAGTTGACTATCGAGTTGGCAAAACTCTTTGTCAAAGGAAATGATACGGTTAAGAAATTCAATGACTTCCATGTGATTGATGAGGATACAGAAATTGACTTTGGAGGAACTGTAGTTTCCTTCTTCCGTACAACTCACTCCATCCCGGAAAGTTTGGGAGTTGTCTTGAAAACTCCAAAAGGTAGTATTGTTTACACAGGTGACTTCAAGTTTGACCAGACGGCTAGTAAATCCTATGCGACGGATTTTGCCCGTTTGGCAGAAATCGGTCGTGAGGGTGTCTTGGCGCTCCTCAGTGATTCTGCGAATGCGGATAGCAATATCCAGGTAGCGAGTGAGAGCGAAGTTGGAGACGAAATTACCCAGACAATTGCAGACTGGGAAGGTCGTATCATCGTTGCAGCAGTTGCCAGCAACCTCTCTCGTATCCAGCAGGTTTTTGATGCGGCTGCAGATACAGGTCGCCGAGTTGTTTTGACTGGTTTTGATGTTGAAAATATCGTCCGAACAGCGATTCGTCTCAAAAAATTGTCTCTAGCTAATGAAAGTCTCTTGATCAAACCAAAAGAAATGTCTCGTTTTGAAGACCATGAGTTGATTATCCTTGAGACAGGTCGTATGGGTGAACCGATCAATGGACTTCGTAAGATGTCTATCGGTCGCCACCGCTATGTGGAAATCAAAGATGGGGACTTGGTCTATATCGTAACGACTCCATCTATCGCCAAAGAAGCCGTCATGGCGCGTGTTGAAAACATGATCTACCAAGCTGGTGGTGTGGTGAAACTCATTACCCAAAGTTTGCGAGTATCAGGACACGGAAATGCGCGTGATTTGCAGTTGATGATCAATCTCTTGCAACCAAAATACCTTTTCCCTATCCAAGGGGAATACCGTGAGTTAGATGCGCATGCCAAGGCTGCCATGGCAGTTGGGATGTTGCCAGAGCGCATTTTCATCCCTAAAAAGGGAACGACCATGTCTTATGAACATGGGGACTTTGTTCCAGCTGGAGGAGTTTCTGCAGGTGATGTCTTGATTGATGGAAATGCCATCGGGGATGTTGGAAATGTGGTCCTTCGTGACCGTAAGGTCTTGTCAGAGGATGGAATCTTTATCGTGGCGATCACTGTCAACCGTCGTGAGAAGAAAATTGTGGCCAAGGCCCGTGTTCATACGCGTGGATTTGTTTACCTCAAGAAGAGCCGTGATATTCTCCGTGAAAGTTCAGAATTGATTAACCAAACTGTAGAAGAGTATCTTCAAGGTGATGACTTTGATTGGGCAGATCTCAAAGGCAAGGTTCGTGACAATCTGACCAAGTACCTCTTTGATCAAACCAAGCGTCGCCCAGCAATCTTGCCAGTCGTGATGGAAGCAAAATAA
- a CDS encoding metallophosphoesterase family protein — protein sequence MTKIAVLSDIHGNMTALEAVLADARAAEVEEYWLLGDILMPGTGRRRILDLLASLPITARVLGNWENSLWRGLHRKLDPTKASHRYLLRQCQYILEEISPEEIEDLHNQPMQVHRQFGDLTVGITHHLPDKNWGRELIHTGKQEDFDRLVTEPHASIAVYGHIHQQFLRYGSDGQLILNPGSIGQPFFLDAKLRKDLRAQYMILEFDEAGLSDVDFRRVDYDVEAELQLAKDLKLPYFQIYYESLINGIHHTHNQELLYEIAQEQGHDAELDAWLDSGNN from the coding sequence ATGACTAAAATAGCAGTTCTTTCAGATATACATGGAAATATGACAGCTCTGGAAGCCGTACTGGCTGATGCAAGAGCGGCAGAGGTAGAAGAGTATTGGCTTTTGGGAGATATTCTCATGCCTGGAACAGGACGTAGAAGGATATTGGATCTCTTAGCTAGCTTGCCCATCACTGCAAGAGTGCTGGGAAATTGGGAGAATAGTCTCTGGCGTGGTTTGCATCGCAAGCTAGATCCAACAAAAGCTAGTCATCGCTATCTCCTACGCCAATGCCAGTATATCTTAGAAGAGATTAGCCCTGAAGAAATCGAAGACCTCCACAATCAACCTATGCAAGTTCATCGTCAGTTTGGTGATTTGACAGTAGGAATCACTCACCATCTTCCTGATAAAAACTGGGGTAGAGAGTTGATTCATACGGGAAAACAAGAAGATTTTGATAGATTGGTGACGGAGCCACATGCTTCTATCGCAGTGTATGGCCATATTCACCAACAGTTTCTTCGTTACGGAAGTGACGGACAGTTGATTCTTAATCCAGGATCGATTGGGCAACCCTTCTTTTTAGATGCGAAGTTGCGTAAGGACCTGCGAGCTCAATATATGATTTTAGAGTTTGATGAGGCAGGTTTGTCTGATGTTGATTTTCGTCGAGTGGATTATGATGTAGAAGCCGAATTGCAGTTGGCTAAGGATTTAAAACTCCCCTATTTCCAGATTTACTATGAAAGTTTGATAAATGGAATTCACCATACTCATAATCAGGAACTTCTGTATGAAATTGCTCAAGAACAGGGGCATGATGCCGAGTTGGATGCATGGCTAGATAGTGGTAATAATTGA
- a CDS encoding YdcF family protein, whose amino-acid sequence MYFITGFFVLLFLVSFLRDNRSLWNPALLLLSLLFSYLSIANLFYEAGQEEVHMVFFAGIFLLLPLLVFLSGFFLIYNGFVLLKKEGKSKANYLSLGLGCVILFFFVIMAIRVSDTKGLFYTNHLANIFFFFLIYSYLIFGFAFAGFLLYSILYLFIPKKKHYDFIIIHGAGLLNGEKVTPLLKSRIDKAVEAYHQSLNPNVKIIASGGRGGDEKISEAQAICNYLLEETDVPREAILLEEDSTTTYENLLFSKEMGERLVTSPRFLFVTNDYHVFRTSTYARRIGMKGDGLGCRTAAYYIPSAFIREYIALCVKIKWIFIAFYVLLILALIFSYRGILW is encoded by the coding sequence ATGTACTTTATCACAGGATTTTTTGTCCTACTTTTTCTCGTTTCGTTTTTAAGGGACAATCGTAGTCTCTGGAATCCAGCTCTTTTGCTTTTATCTCTGCTCTTTTCTTACCTGTCTATTGCCAATCTTTTTTATGAAGCTGGGCAGGAAGAAGTGCACATGGTTTTCTTTGCAGGGATTTTTCTCCTGCTACCTCTTTTAGTTTTTCTAAGTGGCTTTTTCCTGATTTATAATGGATTTGTGTTATTGAAAAAAGAAGGAAAATCCAAGGCAAATTATTTGTCTCTAGGATTAGGCTGCGTGATTCTATTCTTTTTTGTGATCATGGCGATTCGAGTGAGCGATACCAAGGGCTTGTTTTACACCAATCATCTAGCGAATATTTTCTTTTTCTTTCTGATCTATTCGTATTTGATTTTTGGTTTTGCCTTTGCAGGATTTCTGCTTTATTCTATTCTGTATCTTTTTATTCCTAAGAAAAAACATTATGATTTTATTATCATTCACGGAGCAGGTTTGTTGAATGGAGAAAAAGTGACTCCCTTACTGAAGAGTCGCATTGATAAGGCAGTAGAAGCTTATCACCAGTCTCTCAATCCCAATGTTAAAATCATCGCAAGTGGTGGTCGAGGTGGGGATGAGAAGATTTCCGAAGCTCAGGCAATTTGTAATTATTTGCTGGAAGAGACGGATGTTCCGAGAGAAGCAATTCTCCTAGAGGAAGACTCAACGACAACCTATGAGAATCTTCTCTTCTCAAAAGAAATGGGAGAGAGGCTGGTGACCAGTCCACGTTTTCTCTTTGTGACCAATGATTACCATGTTTTTCGTACCAGTACCTATGCTCGCCGTATTGGGATGAAGGGAGATGGTCTTGGTTGCCGTACAGCCGCCTACTATATCCCATCGGCCTTTATCAGAGAATATATTGCCCTATGTGTGAAGATAAAATGGATTTTTATCGCCTTTTATGTTTTGTTGATTTTAGCTCTGATTTTCTCTTATAGGGGTATTTTATGGTAA
- a CDS encoding transporter substrate-binding domain-containing protein, translating to MKKKLFLSALLISLFSLAAAKPVQADTSVADIQKRGELVVGVKQDVPNFGYKDPKTGTYSGIETDLAKMIADELKVKVRYVPVTAQTRGPLLDNEQVDLDIATFTITEERKKLYNFTSPYYTDASGFLVNKSANIKSIEDLNGKTIGVAQGSITQRLITELGKKKGLKFKFVELGSYPELITSLHAHRIDAFSVDRSILSGYISKRTVLLDDSFKPSDYGIVTKKSNTELNDYLDNLVTKWSKDGSLQKLYDRYKLKPSSHIAD from the coding sequence ATGAAAAAGAAACTCTTTTTATCAGCATTATTGATTAGCCTTTTCAGCCTTGCTGCTGCCAAACCAGTTCAGGCTGATACCAGCGTCGCAGACATTCAAAAAAGAGGCGAACTAGTTGTCGGTGTCAAACAAGACGTTCCTAATTTTGGTTACAAAGATCCCAAGACAGGAACTTATTCTGGTATCGAAACGGATCTGGCCAAAATGATTGCAGATGAGCTCAAGGTCAAGGTTCGCTACGTTCCTGTTACCGCTCAAACCCGTGGCCCACTTCTTGACAATGAACAGGTCGATTTGGATATCGCGACCTTTACCATCACAGAAGAACGCAAAAAACTCTACAACTTCACCAGTCCCTACTATACGGACGCTTCTGGCTTTTTGGTCAATAAATCTGCCAATATCAAAAGCATTGAAGACCTGAATGGCAAAACCATCGGAGTTGCCCAAGGTTCCATCACCCAACGCTTGATTACCGAACTGGGTAAAAAGAAAGGTCTGAAGTTCAAATTCGTAGAACTTGGTTCCTACCCAGAATTGATAACTTCCCTTCACGCTCACCGTATTGACGCCTTTTCCGTGGATCGTTCTATCCTGTCTGGTTACATCAGTAAACGGACAGTACTACTAGATGATAGTTTCAAGCCATCTGACTACGGTATCGTCACCAAGAAGTCAAACACCGAGCTAAACGACTATCTTGATAACTTGGTCACTAAATGGAGCAAGGATGGTAGTTTGCAGAAACTCTATGACCGTTACAAGCTCAAACCATCTAGCCATATCGCAGATTAA
- a CDS encoding amino acid ABC transporter ATP-binding protein: MALVEFKHVEKYYGDYHALRDINLRFEKGQVVVLLGPSGSGKSTLIRTINGLEAVDKGSLLVNGHQVAGASQKDLVPLRKEVGMVFQHFNLYPHKNVLENVTLAPIKVLGIDKKEAEKTAQKYLEFVNMWDKKDSYPAMLSGGQKQRIAIARGLAMHPELLLFDEPTSALDPETIGDVLAVMQKLAHDGMNMIIVTHEMGFAREVADRIIFMADGEVLVDTTDVDDFFDNPSEPRAQQFLSKIINHESDKVK; the protein is encoded by the coding sequence ATGGCTTTAGTAGAATTTAAACACGTCGAAAAATATTACGGAGACTACCACGCACTCCGCGACATCAATCTCCGTTTTGAAAAAGGACAAGTTGTTGTCCTGCTTGGACCTTCTGGTTCTGGAAAGTCCACTCTTATCCGTACTATCAATGGTTTAGAGGCTGTTGACAAAGGAAGTCTCCTAGTCAATGGACACCAAGTAGCAGGTGCCAGCCAGAAAGATTTAGTTCCTCTTCGTAAGGAAGTCGGCATGGTTTTTCAACATTTCAACCTTTATCCACACAAAAACGTGTTAGAAAACGTGACACTTGCGCCCATTAAAGTTCTAGGAATTGATAAAAAAGAAGCTGAAAAAACAGCCCAAAAATATCTGGAATTTGTAAATATGTGGGACAAGAAAGATTCCTATCCCGCCATGCTATCTGGTGGACAAAAACAGCGGATCGCCATTGCTCGTGGTCTTGCCATGCATCCGGAACTCCTCCTCTTTGATGAGCCAACATCTGCTCTTGATCCTGAGACTATCGGAGATGTTCTAGCAGTTATGCAAAAACTGGCACATGACGGGATGAATATGATCATCGTTACCCACGAAATGGGCTTTGCCCGTGAAGTTGCTGACCGCATTATCTTTATGGCTGACGGAGAAGTTTTGGTGGATACGACAGATGTCGATGACTTTTTCGACAATCCAAGCGAACCTCGTGCCCAACAATTCCTCAGCAAAATTATCAACCACGAAAGTGACAAAGTCAAATAA
- the recJ gene encoding single-stranded-DNA-specific exonuclease RecJ, with the protein MITPTYEWQFAPQVEDADFTKIAKKAGLGPEVARLLFERGIQDEESLKKFLEPSLEDLHDPYLLHDMDKAVKRIRQAIEEGENILIYGDYDADGMTSASIVKESLEQLGAECRVYLPDRFTDGYGPNASVYKYFIEQEGISLIVTVDNGVAGHEAIELAQSMGVDVIVTDHHSMPETLPDAYAIVHPEHPDADYPFKQLAGCGVAFKLACALLEEVQVELLDLVAIGTIADMVSLTDENRIMVQYGLEMLGHTQRIGLQEMLDMAGIAANEVTEETVGFQIAPRLNALGRLDDPNPAIDLLTGFDDEEAHEIALMIHQKNEERKEIVQSIYEEAKTMVDPEKKVQVLAKEGWNPGVLGIVAGRLLEELGQTVIVLNIEDGRAKGSARSVEAVDIFEALDPHRDLFIAFGGHAGAAGMTLEVEKLSDLSQVLEDYVREKGADASGKNKLNLDEELDLETLSLETVKSFERLAPFGMDNQKPVFYIKDFHVESARTMGAGNAHLKLKISKGEASFEVVAFGQGRWVTEFAQTKNLELAVTLSVNQWNGQTALQLMMVDARVEGVQLFNIRGKNAALPEGVPVLDFAGEVPDLTNSEAVVVKTIPEDITLLKTVFQEQNFSAVYFKNDIDKAYYLTGYGTREQFAKLYKTIYQFPEFDIRYKLKDLAAYLNIQQILLVKMIQVFEELGFVTIKDGVMTVNKEAPKREIGESRIYQNLKQTVKDQEMMALGTVQEMYDFLMAEN; encoded by the coding sequence TTGATAACACCTACTTATGAATGGCAGTTTGCCCCGCAGGTTGAAGATGCGGATTTTACAAAGATAGCCAAGAAGGCTGGACTGGGTCCCGAGGTGGCTCGGTTATTATTTGAAAGAGGGATTCAGGATGAAGAAAGTCTAAAGAAGTTTTTAGAACCTTCTTTAGAGGACTTACATGACCCCTATCTGCTTCATGATATGGACAAGGCAGTGAAAAGGATTCGTCAGGCCATTGAAGAAGGAGAAAACATTCTCATCTATGGAGACTACGATGCGGATGGCATGACTTCGGCTTCGATTGTGAAGGAAAGTTTGGAACAGCTTGGCGCCGAGTGCCGTGTTTACCTGCCCGATCGCTTTACCGATGGCTATGGACCAAATGCCAGTGTTTATAAATATTTTATCGAGCAAGAGGGCATTTCCTTGATTGTGACAGTGGATAATGGGGTTGCTGGCCATGAAGCCATTGAATTGGCCCAGTCTATGGGAGTGGATGTCATTGTGACCGACCACCATTCTATGCCGGAAACCCTTCCTGATGCCTATGCGATTGTTCACCCTGAACATCCAGATGCGGACTATCCCTTCAAACAGTTAGCTGGTTGCGGAGTGGCCTTTAAGCTGGCTTGTGCCCTTTTAGAAGAAGTGCAAGTGGAATTGCTTGATTTGGTCGCTATCGGTACCATTGCAGATATGGTGAGCTTGACAGATGAAAACCGTATCATGGTTCAATATGGTCTGGAAATGCTGGGACATACTCAGCGCATTGGCCTGCAAGAAATGCTGGACATGGCTGGGATTGCTGCGAATGAAGTGACAGAAGAAACGGTTGGATTCCAGATTGCCCCTCGTTTAAATGCCTTAGGGCGATTGGATGATCCCAACCCTGCCATTGATTTGCTGACTGGATTTGACGACGAGGAAGCGCATGAGATTGCCCTCATGATTCACCAGAAAAATGAAGAACGTAAGGAAATCGTCCAATCAATCTATGAAGAAGCTAAGACCATGGTGGATCCTGAGAAGAAGGTCCAGGTTTTGGCCAAGGAAGGCTGGAATCCTGGGGTTCTGGGTATCGTAGCTGGGCGCTTGCTAGAGGAATTGGGGCAGACAGTTATCGTTCTTAATATAGAAGATGGTCGTGCCAAGGGTAGTGCTCGTAGTGTGGAAGCAGTCGATATTTTTGAAGCTCTGGATCCTCATCGAGATCTCTTCATCGCATTCGGTGGCCATGCTGGTGCAGCAGGAATGACGCTGGAAGTTGAGAAGCTCTCAGATTTATCTCAGGTTTTGGAAGACTATGTCCGTGAAAAAGGTGCAGATGCTAGTGGTAAGAACAAGTTAAATCTAGATGAAGAGCTAGATTTGGAGACTCTTAGCTTGGAAACGGTTAAAAGCTTTGAACGCTTGGCACCTTTTGGAATGGACAATCAGAAACCTGTCTTTTATATCAAGGATTTTCATGTCGAAAGTGCCCGTACCATGGGAGCAGGCAATGCCCACCTCAAACTAAAAATTTCCAAGGGTGAGGCGAGTTTTGAAGTGGTGGCCTTTGGACAAGGTAGATGGGTAACAGAGTTTGCTCAAACAAAAAATCTTGAATTGGCAGTCACCTTGTCTGTCAATCAATGGAATGGCCAAACTGCCCTCCAGTTGATGATGGTGGATGCGCGTGTGGAAGGCGTTCAACTCTTTAACATTCGTGGGAAGAACGCAGCCTTGCCAGAAGGGGTTCCAGTCTTGGACTTCGCTGGAGAAGTGCCGGATTTGACGAATAGTGAGGCGGTTGTTGTAAAAACCATTCCTGAGGATATTACCTTGCTTAAGACCGTTTTTCAGGAACAAAATTTCTCTGCAGTCTATTTCAAAAACGACATTGACAAGGCCTACTATCTGACAGGTTATGGAACTAGAGAACAGTTTGCAAAATTGTACAAGACTATTTACCAGTTCCCAGAGTTTGATATTCGCTACAAGCTTAAGGATTTGGCGGCTTATCTCAATATCCAACAAATCTTGCTGGTCAAGATGATTCAAGTCTTTGAAGAACTGGGCTTTGTGACAATCAAAGATGGTGTCATGACAGTCAATAAGGAAGCGCCAAAGCGAGAGATAGGAGAAAGTCGGATTTACCAAAATCTCAAACAAACCGTTAAAGATCAAGAAATGATGGCGCTGGGTACGGTGCAGGAAATGTATGATTTTTTAATGGCAGAAAACTAG
- a CDS encoding DUF4037 domain-containing protein has protein sequence MIQELYKEFSQLEQVEAIALGGSRAGQDYDQNSDYDVYTYLNSPIDETIRQNILSKYCSYMEIGNQFWELEDDCVLNNGIEIELIYRSLESFEQELNSTVFQHQAQNAYTTCMWHNLLHSKILYDPNGRYASLQRAYQIPYPQELKKHIIERQLLLLEQAMPAFSHQIEKAIKRQDLLSMNHRTSEFFASYFDLLFALNEQTHPGEKRMLEYAKTNCTLLPKQFEETIRKYFQLLYQPQQGEQAIVTLQTILKELKAILP, from the coding sequence ATGATCCAAGAACTTTATAAAGAATTCTCTCAATTGGAGCAAGTAGAAGCTATCGCTCTTGGTGGTTCACGTGCAGGACAAGACTACGATCAAAATTCTGACTATGATGTCTATACATATCTCAACTCTCCTATAGATGAGACGATTCGCCAAAACATTCTGAGTAAGTACTGTTCTTATATGGAAATTGGAAACCAGTTTTGGGAGTTAGAGGACGACTGTGTACTAAACAACGGTATCGAAATCGAGTTGATTTATCGTTCGCTGGAGTCGTTTGAACAAGAACTAAACTCAACTGTTTTTCAGCATCAAGCCCAAAACGCTTATACAACCTGTATGTGGCACAATCTACTCCATAGCAAAATCCTATACGATCCGAATGGACGCTATGCTTCGCTCCAAAGAGCCTACCAGATTCCCTATCCACAGGAACTCAAAAAGCATATCATTGAAAGGCAACTCCTTTTGCTAGAACAAGCCATGCCTGCCTTCTCTCACCAAATAGAAAAAGCTATCAAACGTCAAGATCTTCTCAGCATGAATCATCGTACAAGTGAATTTTTTGCTTCCTACTTTGACTTGTTATTTGCGCTCAATGAGCAAACCCATCCTGGTGAAAAACGAATGTTGGAGTACGCAAAGACCAATTGTACTCTCCTCCCTAAACAATTTGAAGAAACTATTCGCAAGTATTTCCAACTACTCTATCAACCACAACAAGGAGAACAAGCGATCGTAACCTTGCAAACTATCCTGAAGGAACTAAAAGCCATTTTGCCATAA
- a CDS encoding Rrf2 family transcriptional regulator, with protein sequence MQISSRFTIATHMLIIIAIKGRESKVTSDFLAASVGINPVIIRKTLSQLKKAELISVARGTGGTEIIKDLQDISLFDVYQAVECLGKSGKLFSFHDNPNPNCPVGANIHEVLDQKLLDIQEAMENQLRQTSLAQVVADAEARIVK encoded by the coding sequence ATGCAAATTTCAAGCCGATTTACCATTGCGACCCATATGCTAATTATCATTGCTATCAAGGGCCGGGAAAGCAAGGTGACCAGTGATTTTCTCGCAGCCAGTGTTGGGATCAATCCGGTCATTATTCGCAAAACCTTGTCCCAACTCAAAAAAGCTGAACTGATATCAGTTGCGCGTGGGACGGGCGGTACCGAGATTATCAAAGACCTCCAAGATATCAGCCTTTTTGATGTTTATCAGGCTGTTGAATGTTTAGGAAAATCTGGTAAACTCTTTAGTTTCCATGATAATCCCAACCCTAACTGTCCAGTAGGGGCCAATATCCATGAAGTTTTGGATCAAAAACTACTAGATATCCAAGAGGCGATGGAAAACCAACTTCGTCAGACGAGTCTGGCTCAGGTTGTGGCAGATGCAGAAGCAAGAATAGTAAAATAA
- a CDS encoding amino acid ABC transporter permease, with amino-acid sequence MTDLSSWTAYFQDFGQFFNGFLFTLALAIGSFILAMVLGIFFGAMSTSKRPFLRVLARIFVEFYQNTPLLVQFVIVFYGLPLISEHTIMIPIYWTAVLCVGLYHGAYIAEVIRSGIQSIPSGQMEAALSQGFTYISAMRLIILPQAFRIILPPLTNQIVNLIKNTSTVAIISGVDLMFVTKSWSALNGNYIPAFLGAALLYFALCFPVAQFGRKMEQANKKAYSL; translated from the coding sequence ATGACAGATTTATCATCTTGGACAGCCTATTTTCAGGATTTTGGACAATTTTTCAATGGTTTCCTCTTCACTCTTGCCCTAGCGATTGGATCCTTTATCCTCGCCATGGTTTTGGGCATCTTCTTTGGGGCCATGTCAACTAGTAAACGCCCATTCTTGCGTGTTTTGGCTCGTATCTTTGTCGAATTTTACCAAAATACTCCCCTCTTGGTGCAGTTTGTTATTGTTTTTTATGGGTTGCCTCTTATCAGTGAACACACCATCATGATTCCGATTTATTGGACAGCTGTTCTCTGCGTGGGACTCTATCACGGCGCTTATATCGCTGAGGTTATTCGTTCAGGGATTCAGTCTATTCCTAGCGGTCAGATGGAGGCTGCCTTGTCGCAAGGTTTTACCTATATCAGTGCCATGCGCTTGATTATCTTGCCTCAGGCCTTCCGTATCATTCTCCCTCCTTTGACCAACCAAATCGTCAACCTTATCAAGAACACCTCTACAGTTGCCATCATCTCTGGTGTGGACTTGATGTTTGTGACCAAGTCTTGGTCAGCTCTCAACGGAAATTACATCCCTGCCTTTCTAGGTGCTGCCCTACTCTACTTTGCCCTTTGCTTCCCTGTCGCCCAGTTTGGTCGCAAGATGGAGCAAGCCAATAAAAAAGCCTATTCACTTTAG
- a CDS encoding alpha/beta hydrolase, translated as MAVMNIEYYSEVLDMEWGVIVLYPDASRVTEPDCTDIPVLYLLHGMSGNQNSWLKRTNVERLLRGTNLIVIMPNTSNGWYTDTQYGYNYYTALAEELPQVMKRFFPNMTSKREKTFIAGLSMGGYGSFKLALSTNRFSHAASFSGALSFQEFSPESQDLGSLAYWRGVFGEIKDWTASPHSLESMAAKSDKKTKLWAWCGEQDYLYSANNLAVKNLKKLGFEVTYSHSLGKHEWYYWEKQLERFLATLPINFVLEERLS; from the coding sequence ATGGCAGTTATGAATATTGAGTATTACTCAGAAGTTTTGGATATGGAGTGGGGCGTCATTGTACTCTATCCAGATGCTAGTCGAGTGACTGAACCAGATTGCACAGATATTCCTGTTCTTTACCTTTTGCACGGAATGTCAGGAAATCAAAATAGCTGGCTCAAGCGAACTAATGTCGAACGCTTGTTGCGCGGGACCAATCTCATTGTCATCATGCCCAATACTAGCAATGGCTGGTACACAGATACTCAGTATGGCTATAACTACTATACAGCTCTAGCAGAAGAGTTACCTCAGGTCATGAAACGATTCTTTCCCAATATGACCAGCAAGCGAGAAAAGACCTTCATAGCAGGTCTCTCCATGGGTGGCTACGGCTCCTTTAAACTCGCTCTATCGACGAATCGTTTTTCTCATGCGGCTAGTTTTTCTGGTGCGCTCAGTTTTCAAGAATTTTCTCCTGAAAGTCAGGATCTGGGATCACTTGCCTACTGGCGAGGAGTTTTTGGAGAGATTAAAGACTGGACAGCTAGCCCTCATTCGCTTGAAAGCATGGCTGCGAAATCGGATAAAAAAACCAAACTTTGGGCTTGGTGTGGGGAGCAAGACTATCTCTACTCTGCCAATAATCTCGCAGTGAAAAACCTCAAAAAACTAGGTTTTGAGGTGACCTATAGTCATAGTCTAGGTAAGCACGAGTGGTACTACTGGGAAAAACAATTGGAGCGTTTTTTGGCTACTCTACCAATTAACTTTGTTTTGGAAGAGCGCTTAAGTTGA
- a CDS encoding amino acid ABC transporter permease → MESILEVLTPDNLVFIFKGFGLTLYISLIAIVLSTLIGTVLAVMRNGKNPTLRIISSIYIEFVRNVPNLLWIFTIFLVFKMKSTPAGITAFTLFTSAALAEIIRGGLNAVDKGQYEAGMSQGFTSAQILYYIILPQAIRKMLPAIISQFVTVIKDTSLLYSVIALQELFGASQILMGRYFEPEQVFSLYILISLIYFSFNLAISSLSRMLAKRWQQAAE, encoded by the coding sequence ATGGAATCTATTTTAGAAGTTTTGACCCCAGATAACCTAGTCTTTATCTTTAAAGGCTTCGGCTTGACCCTCTATATTTCTCTGATTGCCATTGTCCTTTCTACCCTTATAGGGACAGTGCTAGCCGTCATGAGAAATGGGAAAAATCCTACCTTACGGATCATCTCCAGCATTTATATCGAGTTTGTACGTAACGTTCCAAACCTTCTCTGGATTTTCACCATCTTTTTGGTGTTTAAGATGAAGTCTACACCAGCAGGTATTACTGCCTTTACCCTTTTTACCTCAGCAGCCTTGGCTGAGATTATCCGAGGTGGTCTCAATGCCGTGGACAAGGGCCAGTACGAAGCAGGAATGTCGCAAGGATTCACTTCAGCCCAAATCCTCTACTACATCATTCTCCCACAAGCGATCCGTAAAATGCTGCCAGCCATCATTTCTCAGTTTGTGACCGTGATTAAGGATACTAGCCTTCTCTACTCTGTTATCGCTCTACAAGAACTCTTTGGCGCTAGCCAAATTCTCATGGGTCGCTATTTCGAGCCAGAGCAGGTCTTCAGTCTTTATATCCTGATTTCCTTGATCTATTTCAGCTTTAACCTAGCAATTTCAAGTCTATCTCGCATGCTAGCCAAACGTTGGCAACAAGCTGCAGAATAA